The following proteins are co-located in the Cryptococcus neoformans var. grubii H99 chromosome 1, complete sequence genome:
- a CDS encoding translation initiation factor 4G, which yields MPPQPAPARQNGVPQQPIPRPPVPQQGIPAHFPVPNQPPAQYPVMAYPPQSGFYPGYNPYEQQQNFGMPPQWAPQHHPQNQFPGGYNARPVSPPSGTAPFQPAQQPFIHNSPFPGGSGPNAPQTPLRSSGPALNGHQHTSSNASQASTPSTPNFSLSGASAAFTPRRSAAIKISRPDGTELDLKKEVLKVSSATASPAPTSPASTPHTPATPNSELKNVKVDTPKKPVFGLPVTVKIERPEERAARLEEEAKRERIRAQEEKEEKERKERLEKKAKEEEEKKAKDVAEKTEQADSASEPIKAEVNGSVEEVISGAPSSVPSPALGAGLPPKPVSVVNGTNALPTALNLASASASVVSEPSSASISALSSARPIEDIHAISYPGSLKSPNPQLNVSAEPRKFRYDREFLMQFMNICKEKPESLPPLEEIGLEADGGSGFGSRGPRGGRSSQGPSSRTGSTGLGIGGVNRATMGSFSMGQFGSGSGSLRNSTSEQRYRASLSGRSSSQGGPGGLPSLSGLPSMGLSSSRSGESRGSQRGSKRVPQSSQPSTPAAAPIPISENAWTRKRLGGDAEGTPAYIERKVKALLNKLTEEMFDPISKQILEWANKSANETDGLTLKLVIKLIFEKATDEAHWSSMYAKLCRLLHDEISNDVSDTIDGQVISGRSLFRRYLLGRCQVDFEAGWKAREDTAVAAAAKKDEDEAKQEKAKAEDSGEEKEADLMSDEYYAAQKAKRRGLGLIQLIGELFKREIVANRVISQCLLKLLSNVNDPDEEDIESACKLLTTVGAAYDRAARENLNKAFDVLNQMMKIDSLPSRIKFMIMDLNDLRREGWKSRKNQSGVMTIAEIHEQNAKEKNAAAAAARESLSRGGSRSGNRRDGTQPGEWQSVSSNPRSISRPTDFSNIGRNISSSSVTPSFGPSSVFANRKGKPATASNAPSPTSRPSSANMFSALHEAHESESPAERRTSTDDGEAAPQRKKLNLAPRTKPLAAEDDSREEGEEAQFEEEAAGTELSEGDIKSKIDLDMKELWGDKDQGGSRNPADVAEYFSSLPESRRSLLATRLLDDLFRISKLKDAEVVAKGWKVSLEQQAVSSEVLKQALEARMPTLDDEAIDFPNAYDAVALLTRSLSLSDDDVSALGDKIEVDGTPRITPKQKLEKALAKLNEQA from the exons ATGCCTCCCCAGCCCGCCCCCGCCAGACAGAACGGCGTCCCCCAACAGCCCATCCCCCGCCCTCCGGTTCCCCAGCAAGGCATCCCAGCCCACTTCCCCGTCCCCAACCAGCCCCCAGCTCAGTATCCCGTCATGGCCTATCCCCCCCAATCAGGATTCTAC CCTGGATACAATCCCTatgagcagcagcagaactTTGGGATGCCCCCTCAATGGGCTCCTCAGCACCATCCTCAGAATCAGTTTCCGGGTGGCTACAATGCTCGGCCTgtctctccaccttccgGAACAGCTCCTTTCCAGCCCGCTCAACAACCCTTCATCCATaactctccctttcccgGCGGCAGTGGGCCTAACGCACCTCAGACACCCCTTCGGTCTTCGGGTCCTGCCTTGAATGGTCACCAGCACACTTCTTCAAACGCATCTCAGGCATCTACTCCTTCTACTCCCaacttctctctctctgGTGCTAGTGCTGCTTTTACTCCTCGACGATCTGCTGCCATCAAAATTTCAAGACCCGACGGCACGGAGCTCGACCTCAAAAAGGAGGTTCTGAAGGTTTCATCGGCGACTGCGTCTCCTGCACCTACATCTCCCGCCTCTACTCCTCATACTCCTGCAACTCCCAATTCCGAATTGAAAAATGTCAAGGTAGACACTCCCAAGAAGCCTGTGTTTGGACTGCCTGTGACCGTCAAGATTGAGAGGCCAGAGGAGAGAGCTGCCAGATTAGAAGAGGAggcgaagagggaaaggatCAGGGCccaagaggaaaaggaagaaaaggagaggaaagaaagactcgaaaagaaggccaaggaagaggaggagaagaaggccaaggacgTTGCTGAAAAG ACGGAACAGGCAGATTCCGCCAGCGAGCCCATCAAGGCAGAAGTTAACGGATCTGTCGAAGAGGTCATCTCCGGCGCTCCCTCGTCAGTCCCCTCTCCCGCCCTTGGCGCCGGCCTTCCTCCTAAGCCTGTGTCTGTTGTCAACGGCACGAATGCCCTCCCAACCGCCCTCAACCTCGCCtctgcttccgcttccGTAGTCAGCGAGCCCTCAAGCGCTTCCATCTCAGCTCTCAGCTCTGCTCGACCTATTGAGGACATCCACGCCATCAGTTACCCTGGTTCGCTGAAGTCTCCAAACCCGCAGCTTAATGTCTCTGCAGAACCTCGCAAGTTCCGATACGACCGCGAGTTTTTGATGCAGTTCATGAATATTTGTAAGGAGAAGCCCGAGagtcttcctcctcttgaGGAGATTGGCCTCGAAGCAGACGGCGGTAGTGGGTTCGGTAGCCGTGGTCCTCGCGGTGGCCGATCCTCTCAGGGACCTTCCAGCCGTACTGGCTCTACAGGTCTCGGTATCGGCGGCGTCAATAGGGCAACAATGGGTTCTTTCAGCATGGGCCAGTTTGGCTCTGGTTCGGGTTCTCTCCGCAACTCGACTAGCGAACAGCGCTACCGTGCCAGTCTCTCAGGGCGCTCATCGAGCCAAGGTGGTCCCGGCGGTCTGCCTTCGTTATCCGGTCTTCCTTCGATGGGTCTTTCGAGTTCTCGAAGTGGCGAGAGCCGAGGAAGTCAGCGTGGTTCCAAGCGTGTTCCccaatcttctcaaccttCAACTCCCGCCGCTGCCCCGATTCCCATTTCTGAAAATGCCTGGACCCGAAAGCGACTTGGTGGTGACGCCGAGGGAACTCCCGCTTACATTGAGCGAAAGGTCAAGGCTTTGCTCAACAAGCTTACCGAAGAAATGTTCGATCCTATTTCCAAGCAAATCCTTGAATGGGCGAATAAATCGGCGAACGAGACTGATGGTTTGACTCTCAAACTCGTCATCAAGCTTATCTTTGAAAAAGCTACCGATGAGGCGCATTGGTCTTCTATGTACGCAAAGCTCTGTCGATTATTGCACGACGAGATTAGCAACGACGTTTCCGACACCATCGATGGCCAGGTTATTTCTGGTCGATCTCTTTTCCGACGATACCTTCTCGGTCGATGCCAGGTAGACTTTGAAGCGGGTTGGAAGGCTCGTGAAGACACTGCGGTGGCAGCAGCggcaaagaaggatgaggatgaagcgaagcaagagaaggcTAAGGCGGAGGATAGTggcgaggagaaggaggctgaCTTAATGAGCGATGAGTATTACGCTGCTCAGAAAGCTAAGCGACGAGGTCTCGGTTTAATTCAACTGATTGGTGAACTCTTCAAGAGAGAGATTGTTGCCAATCGAGTTATCAGCCAATGTTTATTGAAACTTCTCAGCAATGTCAATGATCCcgacgaggaggacatcGAGTCTGCTTGCAAGCTTCTCACAACCGTCGGTGCAGCATATGATCGAGCGGCCCGTGAGAATCTCAACAAGGCCTTTGACGTGCTTAaccagatgatgaagattgactcccttccatcccgtATCAAATTCATGATTATG GATCTTAACGATCTTaggagggagggatggaAATCTCGAAAGAACCAGAGCGGCGTGATGACTATCGCGGAGATTCACGAACAAAACGCGAAGGAGAAAAacgccgctgctgctgctgctcgaGAATCTCTCTCTCGAGGTGGTTCTCGTTCCGGGAATAGGCGCGATGGTACCCAGCCCGGGGAATGGCAATCCGTCTCATCCAATCCCCGATCCATCAGCCGCCCCACGGACTTTTCAAATATTGGTCGAAACATCAGCTCAAGCAGTGTCACACCGTCATTCGGTCCTTCAAGCGTCTTTGCGAACCGCAAGGGCAAGCCCGCCACGGCTAGCAATGCTCCCTCACCGACATCCCGTCCCTCCTCAGCTAACATGTTCAGCGCTCTCCATGAGGCCCACGAGTCAGAGTCGCCCGCCGAAAGGCGAACTAGTACCGACGACGGGGAGGCCGCTCcccagaggaagaagctcaaCCTGGCACCCCGAACAAAGCCTTTGGCAGCCGAGGATGACTCtagggaggaaggagaggaggctcaatttgaggaggaagctgcCGGTACTGAGTTGTCTGAAGGTGATATCAAGTCAAAGATCGACCTCGATATGAAGGAGTTATGGGGTGACAAAGACCAGGGAGGCTCAAGAAACCCGGCAGATGTGGCAGAGTACTTTAGCTCTTTACCGGAATCACGTCGATCCTTACTGGCCACCAGGCTGTTGGATGACTTATTTAGGATTTCGAAACTCAAGGATGCCGAGGTGGTCGCTAAGGGTTGGAAGGTTTCTTTGGAACAGCAGGCTGTTTCGTCTGAAGTTCTTAAGCAGGC TTTGGAGGCTCGTATGCCTACTTTAGATGACGAAGCAATCGACTTCCCAAATGCCTACGACGCTGTTGCCCTACTCACTCGATCTCTTTCACTTTCTGATGACGACGTCAGCGCTTTGGGAGATAAGATCGAAGTTGATGGTACTCCTCGAATTACCCCAAAACAAAAGCTTGAGAAGGCTCTCGCCAAACTCAATGAGCAAGCATGA
- a CDS encoding RAD51-like protein 2, with translation MPRPPTPLSALPLQRNLRTALISAGYTTIEDIITISPNDLSIELGINTLQAEDTIQQARQWLSNAPLDGPLSALSQHFQGHVQSTTAADLLSTSDLPHFSTFSSSLDALISHLSSSTDALPKQGEESDQGGSIVPGMSIEITGPPGGGKSSIALAVAMSARLSPGNFTNSIRADDQNEKGEVLLIDTEGSMTSERIFKAAQRIHGNTDTSKSFLKGLYLVRIFSQAQMVAFIYTLRDWLESHPKVNLVVIDTLSFHFRQPGLDLAARRKIMDLCKQTINHATALRRCAVIVCNQLATKLFTAENKPANFEASDRAVLMPQLGDWWTTNKTLRLVVFRGASGDELRYVYASMSGSNKNIPWAAFDINEDGLPCDIPELICQTCSQASLPS, from the exons ATGCCACGCCCACCCACTCCCCTGTCCGCACTTCCCCTCCA ACGCAACTTGAGAACAGCTTTAATCAGTGCCGGCTACACAACCATTGAAGACATCATTACGATATCCCCAAATGACTTGTCCATAG AGCTCGGAATAAATACCTTGCAGGCCGAGGATACGATACAGCAGGCGAGACAGTGGTTAT CAAATGCTCCCCTTGACGGACCTCTGTCCGCCCTCTCTCAACACTTTCAAGGGCATGTACAATCAACAACAGCTGCAGATCTCTTATCGACATCAGATTTACCTCATTTTTCTACgttttcctcctccttggaCGCTCTCATCAGCCACCTTAGCAGCTCGACAGACGCACTTCCAAAGCAGGGAGAAGAATCCGACCAAGGGGGATCCATTGTTCCTGGTATGTCAATAGAGATAACAGGACCGCCGGGGGGTGGTAAGAGCTCCATTGCTCTTGCCGTCGCAATGAGTGCTCGACTCTCTCCTGGCAACTTTACAAATTCTATTCGCGCGGACGATCAAAatgaaaagggagaagTGTTACTTATAG ACACCGAAGGATCCATGACATCAGAACGAATATTCAAAGCTGCGCAGCGCATACATGGAAACACCG ACACATCAAAATCCTTCCTTAAAGGTCTCTATCTAGTACGGATTTTTTCACAAGCTCAGATGGTTGCTTTTATATATACTCTGCGTGACTGGCTAGAATCGCATCCCAAA GTCAACCTGGTTGTCATCGATACATTGAGTTTCCATTTTCGCCAACCGGGGCTTGACTTAGCTGCGAGACGAAAAATCATGGATTT ATGTAAGCAAACCATCAACCATGCGACAGCTCTGCGTCGATGCGCT GTGATCGTTTGTAACCAACTTGCTACCAAACTTTTCACTGCCGAAAACAAACCAGCCAACTTCGAAGCGAGTGATCGAGCAGTGTTAATGCCCCAACTTG GTGATTGGTGGACTACCAACAAAACACTGCGTCTTGTTGTATTCAGAGGCGCCAGCGGTGATGAGCTCAGATATGTTTACGCATCAATGTCAGGATCAAATAAAAATATTCCGTGGGCAGCATTTGATATCAAC GAGGACGGTTTGCCTTGCGATATACCAGAATTAATATGTCAAACATGTTCACAAGCCTCCCTACCGTCTTGA
- a CDS encoding phospholipid-transporting ATPase: protein MPAQQQDPFDDLLGSDSPPTHPDPPSSDPFHEGRHIGLFHQGSSTILAPATPSQRGSSPDLANQPTYALDPFFDDDDEYGPTVSNSYSGYLAPHHSSALHSSQPLGRSDPSLLESSIPLANAGAMPAGFSGPMDDSDAKGYQASSSRDYAAEDPFRDEEGPSAYAFTAPGASSGWTQPRRGRWQIFRDDYLTDVDWSFGVNQLLRRKSKFDGVPREIALNEPEENRLKGFERNSVTTGKYGPITFLPKFLLSEFSRSANLFFLFTACIQQVPNVSPTGHWTTIVPLGVVIIASAFKEIKEDFKRHASDRSLNNNLAQVLVDQQFQLRPWRRLRVGDIVRLEANSFIPADIVLISSSEPEGLCYVETANLDGETNLKIKQAHPSTASLTNPHSVSLLRGHILSEPPNSSLYTYDGTFHLSSPHPGSAPTKTPVGPHQMLLRGAQLRNTGWVYGVIVNAGHETKLMRNATEAPIKRTAVERQVNRQILYLFLLLIVLSLVSTIGSSIRTWLFDKNAWYLRLGDENKNKARQFIEDILTFIILYNNLIPISLIMTMEVVKFQQASLINSDLDMYYAPTDTPALCRTSSLVEELGQIAYIFSDKTGTLTRNEMEFRECTIFGTMYAQTVDDGKRDQGQRTFDALRQRAQENSQEGDIIREFLSLLSICHTVIPEEHDGKMVYQASSPDEAALVAGAEMLGYRFQTRKPKSVFIDVNGETQEWEILNVCEFNSSRKRMSTVVRGPDGTIKLYTKGADTVIFERLAPKQEFSEPTLVHLEDYATEGLRTLCLAYRDISEEEYTSWSALYNNAASQMSGRAEALDKAAEVIEQNLQLLGATAVEDKLQDGVPDAIHTLQQAGIKIWVLTGDRQETAINIGLSSRLISESMNLVIVNTETAVETSELLNKRLFAIKNQRLGGDTEELALIIDGKSLTFALEKDCSDVFLELAIMCKAVICCRVSPLQKALVVKLVKKSTDAPLLAIGDGANDVSMIQAAHVGVGISGVEGLQAARSADVAISQFRFLRKLLLVHGSWSYQRLTKLILFSFYKNITFALTLFWYSWFNDYSGQIAFEGWSMSYYNVIFTILPPLVIGIFDQFVSARMLDRYPQLYHLGQQNYFFTPIRFFYWVGNAFYHSILLFAFSVLVFYNDLLATDGKNSGLWVWGTTLYLAVLLTVLGKAALISDVWTKYTLAAIPGSFIFTMIALPLYAIIAPLLNFSLEYTGIVPRLWGDPVFYFVLLLFPVICLLRDYVWKYYRRTYHPASYHIVQEIQKFSLSDYRPRQEQFQKAIKKVRATQRMRRQRGFAFSQTETNNQDQARLIRAYDTSVARPSGY from the exons ATGCCTGCGCAACAGCAAGACCCCTTCGACGATCTCCTCGGCTCAGATTCCCCTCCCACCCATCCAGACCCGCCAAGCAGCGATCCATTCCACGAGGGCCGGCATATCGGTCTGTTCCACCAAGGCAGTAGCACCATTCTTGCACCTGCCACACCCTCCCAAAGAGGTTCATCCCCGGATTTGGCAAACCAACCAACATATGCTTTGGATCCGTTCTTTGATGA TGATGATGAGTATGGACCCACCGTATCCAACAGCTATTCTGGATATCTTGCTCCTCATCATTCCTCTGCCCTTCACAGCTCCCAACCTCTTGGTCGTTCCGATCCCTCGCTATTAGAATCGAGCATACCTCTCGCAAACGCGGGCGCCATGCCCGCAGGCTTCTCAGGCCCAATGGACGATAGTGATGCCAAGGGCTATCAagcttcctcttcgaggGATTATGCCGCCGAGGACCCCTTCAgggacgaagaaggtccATCTGCCTATGCGTTTACCGCTCCAGGTGCGTCAAGTGGGTGGACACAACCTCGGCGAGGTAGATGGCAGATATTCAGGGATGACTACTTGACGGATGTAGACTGGTCGTTCGGTGTAAACCAGCTgctgagaaggaaaagcaaGTTCGATGGGGTGCCTCGTGAAATAGCTTTGAACGAACCGGAAGAAAATAGACTCAAGGGATTCGAGAGGAACTCTGTTACCACCGGCAAGTACGGTCCTATCACATTCCTGCCAAAATTCTTGTTGT CCGAGTTTTCTCGTTCAGCCAATTTGTTCTTTCTGTTCACAG CTTGTATTCAGCAAGTTCCCAATGTATCTCCGACAGGTCATTGGACAACTATCGTTCCTCTTGGAGTTGTCATTATCGCAAGCGCTTTTAAGGAGATCAAAGAAGACTTC AAACGTCATGCGTCTGATCGATCCTTGAACAACAATCTCGCCCAAGTGCTAGTTGATCAACAATTTCAATTAAGACCGTGGCGTAGACTGCGGGTCGGTGACATTGTGCGATTGGAAGCTAACAGCTTTATTCCTGCGGACATAGTCTTGATAAGTAGCAGTGAGCCTGAAGGCTTGTGTTACGTCGAAACTGCGAATCTCGATGG AGAAACAAATCTGAAAATCAAACAAGCTCATCCCTCTACTGCTTCACTTACAAACCCTCACTCCGTATCCCTGCTCCGCGGACATATCCTTTCTGAACCTCCTAATTCATCTTTGTATACGTATGATGGTACCTTCCACCTTTCTTCCCCACACCCCGGATCTGCGCCTACAAAAACCCCCGTTGGTCCACATCAAATGTTGCTGAGAGGTGCCCAGTTGAGGAACACGGGCTGGGTGTATGGTGTGATAGTCAATGCGGGCCACGAGACGAAGCTCATGCGAAATGCGAC TGAGGCCCCCATTAAGCGAACGGCTGTGGAGCGTCAGGTCAATAGGCAGATTCTttatcttttccttcttttaaTCGTCCTCTCACTTGTTTCGACCATCGGAAGCAGCATCAGGACATGGCTATTTGACAAGAATGCTTGGTATTTGCGATTGGGTGACGAAAACAAGAATAAAG CTCGACAATTCATCGAGGACATCCTGACGTTCATAATTCTGTATAACAATCTTATTCCCATTTC TCTCATTATGACAATGGAAGTCGTCAAATTCCAACAAGCATCCCTCATCAACTCCGATCTCGACATGTATTACGCGCCCACCGACACTCCAGCCTTATGCCGAACATCGTCACTTGTTGAAGAACTCGGGCAAATCGCATACATTTTTTCAGACAAGACTGGGACACTGACCCGGAACGAAATGGAGTTTAGGGAATGTACCATTTTCGGTACCATGTATGCTCAGACGGTGGACGACGGTAAAAGAGATCAAGGACAAAGGACATTTGATGCTCTAAGACAGAGAGCTCAGGAGAAcagtcaagaaggagatatCATAAGGGAATT TCTATCTTTACTTTCAATTTGTCACACCGTCATCCCAGAGGAGCATGATGGTAAAATGGTGTACCAGGCTTCAAGTCCAGATGAGGCTGCCTTGGTGGCGGGCGCCGAGATGCTTGGCTATCGCTTCCAA ACTCGCAAACCCAAGTCTGTATTCATTGACGTCAATGGCGAAACTCAAGAGTGGGAAATTCTCAACGTCTGCGAATTCAACTCTTCTCGAAAGAGAATGTCAACTGTCGTTCGTGGACCTGATGGCACGATCAAGCTGTATACAAAGGGTGCCGACACTGTGATTTTCGAGAGACTGGCGCCGAAACAGGAATTTTCCGAGCCTACACTTGTACATCTTGAG GATTACGCTACAGAAGGGCTTCGAACGCTTTGTCTTGCCTACCGCGACATCTCCGAAGAAGAGTACACGAGCTGGTCTGCATTGTACAATAATGCTGCTTCTCAGATGTCCGGGCGAGCAGAAGCTCTTGACAAAGCGGCCGAAGTCATTGAGCAAAACTTACAACTGTTGGGGGCCACGGCTGTCGAAGACAAATTGCAAGACGGTGTCCCAGATGCTATTCACACCTTACAACAAGCAGGGATCAAG ATTTGGGTGTTGACTGGTGATAGACAAGAAACTGCCATCAACATCGGCCTTTCCTCTCGACTCATATCCGAATCTATGAATCTT GTTATTGTGAATACTGAGACTGCGGTCGAAACATCAGAGCTCCTGAATAAACGTTTGTTTGCTATCAAAAACCAACGATTGGGCGGAGACACCGAAGAACTCGCTCTGATTATTG ATGGGAAAAGCTTGACATTCGCACTCGAGAAAGACTGCTCTGATGTTTTCCTGGAGTTGGCGATCATGTGCAAG GCAGTCATTTGTT GTCGTGTATCGCCTCTTCAAAAGGCTCTGGTTGTCAAGCTGGTCAAGAAGAGTACAGATGCTCCTTTGCTCGCTATTGGTGATGGAGCCAACGATGTTAGTATGATTCAGGCGGCCCACGTCGGTGTTGGCATATCAGGTGTGGAG GGCTTGCAAGCAGCACGATCTGCCGACGTTGCCATCTCGCAATTCAGATTCCTCCGGAAATTGTTATTGGTACATGGCTCGTGGAGTTATCAAAGGTTGACCAAGTTGATCCTCT TTTCTTTCTACAAGAACATTACTTTCGCCCTAACTCTTTTTTGG TATTCATGGTTCAACGACTATTCTGGTCAGATTGCCTTTGAGGGGTGGTCTATGTCCTATTACAATGTCATCTTCACTATCTTACCCCCTCTCGTAATTGGTATATTTGATCAGTTTGTTTCCGCCCGTATGCTCGATCGCTACCCTCAGCTTTATCATCTTGGCCAGCAAAATTACTTCTTTACACCTATTCGCTTTTTCTATTGGGTCGGCAATGCGTTTTATCACAGCATT cttctctttgccttctccgTCCTGGTTTTCTACAACGACTTACTTGCCACAGATGGAAAAAACTCTGGCTTATGGGTGTGGGGCACTACTCTGTATCTGGCGGTGTTGCTAACTGTCTTGGGCAAAGCAGCCCTGATCTCAGA TGTTTGGACCAAATACACTTTAGCCG CAATTCCCGGATCTTTCATTTTCACCATGATTGCTCTGCCGCTGTATGCTATCATCGCCCCTCTTTTGAACTTCTCATTAGAGTATACTGGCATTGTACCTCGTCTCTGGGGTGACCCCGTCTTCTATTTTGTTTTACTGCTTTTCCCTGTCATTTGTCTTCTCCGTGACTATGTTTGGAAATA CTATCGACGCACATATCACCCTGCTTCCTATCATATCGTGCAAGAAATTCAAAAGTTCAGTCTCTCAGACTACCGACCTCGGCAAGAACA ATTTCAAAAGGCTATCAAAAAGGTGCGCGCCACCCAGCGTATGCGACGACAGAGAGGCTTTGCGTTTTCACAGACCGAGACCAATAACCAGGATCAAGCACGACTTATCAGGGCATATGATACCAGCGTGGCGAGGCCTTCAGGGTATTAG
- a CDS encoding 20S proteasome subunit beta 3 → MSVMELNGGSVVAMIGKDCVAIASDLRLGNQQVGIAANFDKVFPVNDKLYCGLPGLATDVYTLREHLRFRVNMYRMKEEREITPKTFTHLLSSTLYEKRFGPFFLEPVVAGLPTPTSLEPHPKPYISTMDTIGCITTPKDFAVAGTAADKLYGIAEGLWEPDLEPEDLFETISQTLLSAVDRDALSGWGAVVNIITHDKVITRTLRARMD, encoded by the exons ATG TCTGTGATGGAGCTCAACGGCGGCTCAGTCGTCGCCATGATCGGCAAAGATTGTGTTGCCATTGCGTCCGACTTACGGCTAGGAAATCAGCAAGTCGGTATCGCTGCCAACTTTGACAAGGTCTTCCCCGTCAATGATAAACTCTACTGTGGACTTCCAGGGCTTGCTACAGACGTATACACCTT ACGAGAACATTTGCGATTCCGGGTGAACATGTATcgaatgaaggaagagcgCGAAATCACACCAAAAACATTTACCCACCTTCTCTCAAGCACGCTATATGAGAAGAG ATTTGGGCCCTTCTTCCTAGAACCTGTTGTCGCTGGTCTCCCCACTCCCACTTCTCTTGAACCTCACCCTAAACCTTACATCTCCACAATGGACAC CATTGGTTGCATAACTACACCGAAGGATTTCGCTGTTGCCGGCACGGCTGCCGACAAATTGTACGGTATCGCTGAAGGACTTTGGGAACCCGATCTT GAACCAGAAGATTTGTTCGAGACAATCTCACAGACACTTCTTAGTGCCGTGGATCGAGATGCGTTGAGTGGTTGGGGTGCTGTCGTCAACATCAT AACACATGACAAAGTAATTACTCGGACACTCCGAGCGAGGATGGACTGA